The Calypte anna isolate BGI_N300 chromosome 20, bCalAnn1_v1.p, whole genome shotgun sequence genome includes a region encoding these proteins:
- the L3MBTL1 gene encoding lethal(3)malignant brain tumor-like protein 1, which produces MDSRAEMEVVRSTKGSAPGDVNVHMVTTESTVQSNHLSTAAFIIPANATTINLPTSTLEIQRFPREAQRGTGTERPERGAGTEPITAAVIPQISGVQTCSTVRVLEWKDGVATLPGSNLRFRISEYGTLKVVSADKIPPVEALKEGHTEKDGDSEVAPTSRDNPTVAQDVPEQTKLPTAENMCYCDTCGRRHVLDGAWEGRGFCSEHCHQQFKERSVIVENSASSINATEILKPVKKRKRKDYQSHSEEEYESEQTEEKQEEVKNSMRDLALSNPEADAWNGSQHGASEEKKEGWSWASYLEEQKAVAAPLDLFQDYQVASQRKNGFKVGMKLEGIDPQHPSMYFILTVAEVCGYRMRLHFDGYSECHDFWLNADSPDIHPAGWFEETGHKLQPPKGVVGYKEEEFSWTNYLKITKAQAAPKHLFVVQNTHEASPGFEVGMKLEAVDRMNPSLICVATVTDVVDNRFLVHFDNWDDTYDYWCDPSSPYIHPVGWCQEHGKPLTPPQDYPDPDNFTWEKYLQETGASAVPSWAFKVRPPHGFLVNMKLEVVDRRTPSFIRVASVEDVEDHRIKIHFDGWSHVYDFWIDVDHPDIHPIGWCSKTGHPLQPPLRPKEPASSAHGGCPTLGCKSIPHTKSSKYSFHHRKCPTPGCDGSGHVTGRFTAHYCLSGCPLAEKNQGRLKADLSDTEASTRKRNLIGFPQRKKSRHHGRGRPPKYRKIQQEDFQTISSDGMHQSLFMSALSAHPDRSLSLCWEQHCKLLPGVAGITATTVAKWTIDEVFSFVQTLTGCEDQAKLFKDEMIDGEAFLLLTQADIVKIMSVKLGPALKIYNAILMFKNADDTLK; this is translated from the exons AtggacagcagagctgagatggAGGTTGTGAGAAGCACAAAGGGCAGTGCCCCTGGGGATGTCAATGTCCACATGGTCACTACTGAGAGCACTGTGCAAAGCAACCATCTGTCAACTGCTGCCTTCATCATACCAG CAAATGCCACTACCATCAACCTTCCCACCAGCACCTTAGAAATTCAGCGATTCCCCCGGGAGGCACAGAGAGGCACAGGGACTGAGAGGCcagagagaggagcagggacTGAGCCCATCACAGCTGCTGTCATTCCTCAGATCAGTGGGGTGCAGACCTGCAGCACAGTCCGTGTGCTGGAGTGGAAAGATGGGGTGGCCACTTTGCCTGGGAGTAACCTGCGG TTTCGAATAAGTGAATATGGGACGCTGAAGGTGGTGAGTGCTGATAAGATTCCTCCAGTGGAAGCTCTAAAGGAGGGTCACACAGAGAAAGATGGGGACTCAGAGGTGGCACCCACCAGCCGGGACAATCCTACAGTGGCTCAGG ATGTGCCAGAACAGACCAAGCTGCCCACAGCAGAAAACATGTGCTACTGTGATACCTGTGGCCGGAGACATGTGTTGGATGGAGCCTGGGAAGGCAGGGGCTTCTGCAGTGAACACTGTCACCAGCAGTtcaaagaaag gTCTGTCATTGTGGAAAACTCTGCCAGCAGCATCAATGCCACCGAAATCCTCAAGCCAGTGAAGAAACGAAAGAGGAAGGACTACCAAAGCCATTCAGAGGAAGAATATGAATCTGAGCAAACG gaagaaaagcaggaagaggtGAAAAACTCCATGAGAGATTTGGCTCTTAGCAATCCAGAGGCTGATGCATGGAATGGGAGCCAGCACG GTGCCagtgaggagaagaaagaaggctGGTCTTGGGCGTCCTACTTGGAGGAGCAGAAAGCTGTTGCTGCCCCTTTAGATCTCTTCCAGGAT taCCAAGTAGCTTCCCAACGCAAGAATGGCTTTAAAGTGGGGATGAAGCTGGAGGGAATTGATCCACAACACCCGTCCATGTACTTTATTCTGACAGTGGCTGAG GTGTGCGGTTACCGGATGCGGCTCCACTTTGATGGCTACTCTGAGTGCCATGATTTCTGGCTGAATGCTGACTCCCCTGATATCCACCCTGCTGGCTGGTTTGAGGAGACAGGGCACAAACTCCAGCCCCCAAAAG GGGTTGTAGGTTATAAGGAAGAAGAATTCAGCTGGACAAACTACCTGAAGATAACTAAGGCTCAGGCAGCTCCTAAGCACCTCTTCGTGGTCCAGAACACT CACGAGGCTTCCCCAGGCTTTGAAGTGGGCATGAAGCTTGAAGCTGTGGACCGCATGAACCCTTCCCTCATATGTGTTGCCACGGTGACTGATGTGGTGGACAATCGATTTTTGGTGCACTTTGACAACTGGGATGATACTTATGACTACTG GTGTGACCCCAGCAGTCCATACATCCACCCAGTTGGATGGTGTCAGGAGCATGGCAAACCCCTCACACCTCCTCAAG ATTATCCTGACCCTGACAACTTCACCTGGGAAAAGTACTTACAGGAAACTGGAGCATCTGCTGTCCCAAGCTGGGCCTTTAAAGTG CGCCCACCCCATGGCTTCCTGGTCAACATGAAGCTGGAAGTAGTGGACAGGAGGACTCCTTCCTTCATCCGAGTGGCCAGTGTGGAGGATGTGGAAGATCACAGGATAAAG ATCCATTTTGATGGCTGGAGCCATGTCTATGATTTCTGGATTGATGTGGACCACCCAGATATCCATCCCATAGGCTGGTGCTCAAAAACAGGACaccccctgcagcctcctctca GGCCAAAGGAACCAGCCTCCTCTGCCCACGGGGGATGCCCAACCCTGGGCTGCAAGAGCATCCCTCACACCAAGAGTTCCAAGTACAGCTTTCACCACAG GAAATGTCCCACACCAGGCTGTGATGGGTCAGGACACGTCACTGGGAGGTTCACAGCCCATTACTGCCTCTCAGGGTGCCCTTTGGCAGAGAAGAACCAGGGCAGGCTTAAGGCAGACTTGTCTGACACCGAGGCCTCAACTCGCAAGAGGAACCTGATCGGCTTCCCACAGCGGAAGAAATCTCGGCACCATGGGAG AGGGCGACCTCCAAAGTACCGGAAAATCCAGCAGGAAGACTTCCAAA CTATTTCTTCAGATGGAATGCACCAGTCACTCTTCATGTCTGCCCTCTCTGCCCACCCCGACCGCTCCCTCTCACTTTGCTGGGAACAGCACTGCAAACTCCTGCCAGGGGTGGCTGGCATCACAGCAACTACAGTGGCCAAGTGGACTATTGATGAG GTCTTTAGCTTTGTTCAGACCCTGACGGGTTGCGAGGACCAAGCCAAGCTCTTCAAGGATGAG atGATTGATGGCGAGGCGTTCCTCTTGCTGACACAGGCGGACATCGTCAAGATCATGAGTGTCAAGCTGGGTCCAGCACTCAAGATCTACAATGCCATCCTCATGTTCAAAAATGCTGATGACACCTTAAAGTGA
- the SRSF6 gene encoding serine/arginine-rich splicing factor 6: MPRVYIGRLSYHVREKDIQRFFSGYGRLLEVDLKNGYGFVEFEDSRDADDAVYELNGKDLCGERVIVEHARGPRRDRDGYSYSSRSGGGGGYSSRRQSGRDKYGPPVRTEYRLIVENLSSRCSWQDLKDFMRQAGEVTYADAHKERTNEGVIEFRSYSDMKRALDKLDGTEINGRKIRLVEDKPRSSHRRSYSGSRSRSRSRRRSRSRSRRSRSSRSRSRSVSKSRSRSKSRSRSKDRSRSRSKSRKSRSKSKSKPKSDRGSRSHSRSKEKSEKSRSRSRSRSRSPKENGKGDAKSKSRSRSRSRSNSPQQQPSAKARSESPSKRAASRSRSRSHSKSRSRSRSSSRD, translated from the exons ATGCCTCGCGTCTACATCGGCCGCCTGAGCTACCACGTTCGGGAGAAGGACATCCAGCGCTTCTTCAGCGGCTATGGCCGCCTGCTCGAGGTCGACCTCAAAAACGG TTACGGCTTCGTGGAGTTCGAGGACTCCCGCGACGCCGATGATGCCGTTTACGAGCTGAACGGCAAGGATCTGTGCGGGGAGCGGGTGATCGTGGAGCACGCCCGCGGCCCCCGCCGAGACAGGGACGGGTACAGCTACAGCAGCCGCA GTGGGGGTGGTGGCGGATATAGCAGTCGGAGACAATCTGGAAGAGATAAATATGGACCTCCTGTTCGTACTGAGTACAGACTGATTGTTGAGAACCTTTCCAGTCGCTGCAGTTGGCAGGATTTGAAA GATTTCATGAGGCAAGCTGGTGAGGTAACCTATGCAGATGCTCACAAAGAACGTACAAATGAAGGAGTGATTGAGTTCCGATCCTACTCGGACATGAAGCGTGCCCTGGACAAGCTGGATGGCACAGAGATAAATGGCAGGAAGATCAGGCTGGTTGAAGACAAGCCACGGTCCAGCCACAGGCGCTCTTACTCTGGCAGCAGGTCAAG GTCACGATCTAGAAGGAGGTCTAGAAGCAGAAGTCgtaggagcaggagcagccgCAGCAGGTCCCGTAGTGTCTCCAAAAGCCGTTCCAG ATCTAAATCCAGATCACGAAGCAAGGACCGCTCACGTTCCAGATCGAAAAGCAGGAAGTCGAGATCAAAGAGCAAATCCAAACCCAAGTCTGACAGGGGTTCACGGTCTCACAGCAGATCCAAGGAGAAGTCTGAGAAGTCTCGGTCCCGGTCCAGATCCAGGTCTCGGTCTCCCAAAGAAAATGGTAAAGGAGATGCTAAGTCTAAATCCAGGTCAAGGAGTAGGTCTCGTTCAAATtctccacagcagcagccatctGCCAAGGCTCGTTCAGAGTCACCATCCAAAAGAGCTGCATCGAGGTCACGCTCCAGATCTCACTCAAAATCTCGCTCACGATCAAGATCTAGTTCAAGAGATTAA